In one window of Solanum pennellii chromosome 2, SPENNV200 DNA:
- the LOC107010427 gene encoding myosin-1-like isoform X1, which translates to MVTTYQMKNLSTLELMLEELQQEDEETNDLPPPLPFRPVIKARLPKGRRKLTFGKEKSNLEDIRVQENVFVDQWGTSAAERDSVAMTDKICLMVDQREGAELSGVLQIQRCFRGYQARQYYHELKTGAVALQSFVRGEITRKCYQDLTRRLTAVIIIQKHIKKYLHKRTERQRTAALCLQSVIRGWLTRKQFNLSGDGKRSCVQNIREKNDLDNKEPETKVPRSVLLDLQRHILKTEAALERKKEENAALRLHIQHYEIKWNQYESKMKAMEKMWQDQLTSIQISLAAEREKHGDEKTKGKLRLLILQDQDENVHSGFPSALNHPDEVHDTQPQPSGRLNPKSKCNNHHVMDMVNHYQNFVVHDQCNTGEEASALRPNDELQKLKIRFEAWKKDYKNKLREAKATMKQLGHSERGKGSKIWCGR; encoded by the exons ATGGTGACAACTTATCAGATGAAGAATCTTAGTACATTAGAGCTTATGTTAGAGGAACTTCAGcaagaagatgaagaaacaaATGATTTGCCACCACCTTTGCCTTTTAGGCCTGTTATTAAGGCTAGGTTGCCTAAGGGGAGAAGGAAATTGACATTTGGTAAAGAAAAGAGCAATCTTGAAGATATTAGGGTTCAAGAAAATGTATTTGTTGATCAATGGGGTACTTCAGCAGCAGAGAGGGACTCTGTAGCCATGACAGATAAG ATTTGTTTGATGGTTGATCAGAGAGAAGGAGCTGAACTAAGTGGAGTTCTGCAAATTCAGAGATGCTTTCGCGGCTATCAAGCCCGCCAGTACTATCATGAGCTTAAAACAGGAGCAGTAGCTCTACAATCAT TTGTGCGCGGTGAAATCACAAGAAAGTGTTATCAAGATCTCACTAGGAGGTTAACAGCAGTTATCATTATACAGAAACACATAAAGAAGTATCTACATAAAAGAACAGAACGACAGCGAACTGCAGCCTTATGTTTGCAATCTG TTATTCGAGGTTGGTTAACTCGAAAGCAGTTCAATCTCTCGGGTGATGGAAAACGATCTTGTGTTCAGAACATTAGGGAAAAGAATGACCTTGACAATAAGGAACCAGAAACTAAG GTACCGCGTTCAGTTCTACTTGATCTTCAGAGGCATATTTTGAAGACAGAGGCTGCTCTGGAGagaaagaaagaggaaaatGCAGCTTTGAGGCTACATATTCAGCATTATGAGATTAAGTGGAATCAGTATGAATCAAAAATGAAAGCAATGGAGAAGATGTGGCAAGATCAGTTAACGTCTATACAA ATAAGTCTGGCTGCAGAAAGGGAAAAACACGGGGACGAAAAGACTAAGGGAAAACTCAGACTACTGATACTTCAAGATCAAGATGAAAATGTGCATAGTGGATTCCCAAGTGCATTGAATCATCCTGATGAGGTACATGATACACAACCACAACCAAGTGGGAGATTAAATCCCAAGAGCAAGTGTAATAACCATCATGTGATGGACATGGtcaatcactatcaaaattttGTCGTCCACGATCAATGTAATACAGGAGAGGAGGCTTCCGCCCTCAGGCCTAACGATGAGCTCCAGAAGCTGAAGATTAGATTTGAAGCATGGAAGAAGGATTACAAGAATAAATTGCGCGAGGCCAAAGCAACAATGAAGCAACTAGGACACTCTGAAAGGGGGAAGGGTTCAAAGATATGGTGTGGAAGATGA
- the LOC107010427 gene encoding myosin-1-like isoform X2: protein MVTTYQMKNLSTLELMLEELQQEDEETNDLPPPLPFRPVIKARLPKGRRKLTFGKEKSNLEDIRVQENVFVDQWGTSAAERDSVAMTDKREGAELSGVLQIQRCFRGYQARQYYHELKTGAVALQSFVRGEITRKCYQDLTRRLTAVIIIQKHIKKYLHKRTERQRTAALCLQSVIRGWLTRKQFNLSGDGKRSCVQNIREKNDLDNKEPETKVPRSVLLDLQRHILKTEAALERKKEENAALRLHIQHYEIKWNQYESKMKAMEKMWQDQLTSIQISLAAEREKHGDEKTKGKLRLLILQDQDENVHSGFPSALNHPDEVHDTQPQPSGRLNPKSKCNNHHVMDMVNHYQNFVVHDQCNTGEEASALRPNDELQKLKIRFEAWKKDYKNKLREAKATMKQLGHSERGKGSKIWCGR from the exons ATGGTGACAACTTATCAGATGAAGAATCTTAGTACATTAGAGCTTATGTTAGAGGAACTTCAGcaagaagatgaagaaacaaATGATTTGCCACCACCTTTGCCTTTTAGGCCTGTTATTAAGGCTAGGTTGCCTAAGGGGAGAAGGAAATTGACATTTGGTAAAGAAAAGAGCAATCTTGAAGATATTAGGGTTCAAGAAAATGTATTTGTTGATCAATGGGGTACTTCAGCAGCAGAGAGGGACTCTGTAGCCATGACAGATAAG AGAGAAGGAGCTGAACTAAGTGGAGTTCTGCAAATTCAGAGATGCTTTCGCGGCTATCAAGCCCGCCAGTACTATCATGAGCTTAAAACAGGAGCAGTAGCTCTACAATCAT TTGTGCGCGGTGAAATCACAAGAAAGTGTTATCAAGATCTCACTAGGAGGTTAACAGCAGTTATCATTATACAGAAACACATAAAGAAGTATCTACATAAAAGAACAGAACGACAGCGAACTGCAGCCTTATGTTTGCAATCTG TTATTCGAGGTTGGTTAACTCGAAAGCAGTTCAATCTCTCGGGTGATGGAAAACGATCTTGTGTTCAGAACATTAGGGAAAAGAATGACCTTGACAATAAGGAACCAGAAACTAAG GTACCGCGTTCAGTTCTACTTGATCTTCAGAGGCATATTTTGAAGACAGAGGCTGCTCTGGAGagaaagaaagaggaaaatGCAGCTTTGAGGCTACATATTCAGCATTATGAGATTAAGTGGAATCAGTATGAATCAAAAATGAAAGCAATGGAGAAGATGTGGCAAGATCAGTTAACGTCTATACAA ATAAGTCTGGCTGCAGAAAGGGAAAAACACGGGGACGAAAAGACTAAGGGAAAACTCAGACTACTGATACTTCAAGATCAAGATGAAAATGTGCATAGTGGATTCCCAAGTGCATTGAATCATCCTGATGAGGTACATGATACACAACCACAACCAAGTGGGAGATTAAATCCCAAGAGCAAGTGTAATAACCATCATGTGATGGACATGGtcaatcactatcaaaattttGTCGTCCACGATCAATGTAATACAGGAGAGGAGGCTTCCGCCCTCAGGCCTAACGATGAGCTCCAGAAGCTGAAGATTAGATTTGAAGCATGGAAGAAGGATTACAAGAATAAATTGCGCGAGGCCAAAGCAACAATGAAGCAACTAGGACACTCTGAAAGGGGGAAGGGTTCAAAGATATGGTGTGGAAGATGA
- the LOC107010438 gene encoding putative F-box/LRR-repeat protein At5g02930 isoform X2 — protein MSDSSHGREIDDDSPQISPHYCSDTYDDEPISWKIRKIERPDRLSALTDPLVLHILSYLRMEEVRRTAILSKRWRLLWTSAHNLVFRCTGKSHYSVTAFITSVDDTLLLSKPNKLNKFSVEFRYNKKLVKCVNKWMLFVHNKYVEELELYLMTRGSDNFYNLPQILYSNACFREMSLCNCNLVPKEGINWPSLKVLVIRKAELNSDIVDAICSGCPSLESLKFSMCYGVNLFKINSKSVKKLVISGYWQQVHDELDDDNDAELIIDARNITSLEIEGCFHKKIVLLENVSALVHAKLDFFRTTDDYESYHSDFKIDEDMLRDLLVLLGDVEKLSVGSWCLQVLNMIETKNSSCPRMRCKDLTLNSRLTNKEFPGLAILLQSCPLVEVLNISDESAFEECWVVIHVAH, from the exons ATGTCTGATTCTTCACATGGACGAGAAATCGATGATGATTCTCCACAAATCTCTCCACATTACTGTTCTGATACTTATGATGATGAACCCATTAGCTGGAAAATTCGTAAAATCGAAAGACCAGATCGACTTAGCGCCTTGACGGATCCTTTGGTACTTCACATCCTCTCTTACTTGCGGATGGAAGAAGTTAGGAGAACTGCAATTCTCTCAAAAAGATGGCGCCTTTTATGGACCTCAGCACATAATCTGGTTTTCAGGTGCACTGGAAAATCTCATTACTCTGTAACTGCATTCATAACTTCGGTTGATGATACATTGCTTCTATCTAAGCCTAATAAGTTGAACAAGTTTTCGGTTGAATTTCGTTACAATAAAAAACTTGTTAAGTGTGTTAATAAATGGATGTTATTTGTACACAATAAATATGTTGAAGAACTGGAGTTGTATCTGATGACAAGGGGTTCAGACAATTTTTACAATTTACCCCAGATTTTGTACTCCAACGCCTGTTTTCGAGAAATGAGTTTGTGCAATTGTAATCTTGTACCAAAGGAGGGGATAAATTGGCCTTCTCTAAAGGTTTTGGTTATTAGGAAAGCTGAGTTGAACAGTGATATCGTTGACGCGATATGTTCTGGATGTCCTTCTTTGGAGTCTCTCAAGTTTAGCATGTGTTATGgggttaatttatttaaaattaactcCAAAAGTGTGAAGAAGTTGGTGATCAGTGGATATTGGCAACAAGTACATGACGAGCTTGATGACGACAATGATGCAGAGCTGATAATAGATGCTAGGAATATTACTTCGCTGGAGATTGAAGGatgttttcataaaaaaattgttcttcttGAGAACGTATCAGCTCTAGTCCATGCTAAGCTAGATTTCTTTAGGACGACAGATGATTATGAAAGTTATCATAGTGATTTCAAGATTGACGAGGATATGTTAAGAGATCTCCTGGTATTACTCGGGGATGTTGAAAAACTCTCGGTTGGGTCATGGTGCCTGCAG GTCCTTAATATGATAGAGACTAAAAACTCGTCATGCCCGAGAATGAGATGCAAAGACTTGACCTTGAACTCTCGTTTGACTAACAAGGAGTTTCCTGGGTTAGCAATCCTTCTACAAAGTTGTCCTCTAGTCGAGGTCTTGAACATAAGTGACGAATCTGCTTTCGAAGAG TGTTGGGTGGTCATTCACGTGGCGCACTGA
- the LOC107010438 gene encoding putative F-box/LRR-repeat protein At5g02930 isoform X1, which yields MSDSSHGREIDDDSPQISPHYCSDTYDDEPISWKIRKIERPDRLSALTDPLVLHILSYLRMEEVRRTAILSKRWRLLWTSAHNLVFRCTGKSHYSVTAFITSVDDTLLLSKPNKLNKFSVEFRYNKKLVKCVNKWMLFVHNKYVEELELYLMTRGSDNFYNLPQILYSNACFREMSLCNCNLVPKEGINWPSLKVLVIRKAELNSDIVDAICSGCPSLESLKFSMCYGVNLFKINSKSVKKLVISGYWQQVHDELDDDNDAELIIDARNITSLEIEGCFHKKIVLLENVSALVHAKLDFFRTTDDYESYHSDFKIDEDMLRDLLVLLGDVEKLSVGSWCLQVLNMIETKNSSCPRMRCKDLTLNSRLTNKEFPGLAILLQSCPLVEVLNISDESAFEEYSVGWSFTWRTDEFSAKKYWITRPCWVLNLKTLRIDSPWIYEILYFEYISTFLQAVLKNGLVLQKVILPSFTDRTWISPRRHTIVAEMLLSFPRSSKDAVILFSG from the exons ATGTCTGATTCTTCACATGGACGAGAAATCGATGATGATTCTCCACAAATCTCTCCACATTACTGTTCTGATACTTATGATGATGAACCCATTAGCTGGAAAATTCGTAAAATCGAAAGACCAGATCGACTTAGCGCCTTGACGGATCCTTTGGTACTTCACATCCTCTCTTACTTGCGGATGGAAGAAGTTAGGAGAACTGCAATTCTCTCAAAAAGATGGCGCCTTTTATGGACCTCAGCACATAATCTGGTTTTCAGGTGCACTGGAAAATCTCATTACTCTGTAACTGCATTCATAACTTCGGTTGATGATACATTGCTTCTATCTAAGCCTAATAAGTTGAACAAGTTTTCGGTTGAATTTCGTTACAATAAAAAACTTGTTAAGTGTGTTAATAAATGGATGTTATTTGTACACAATAAATATGTTGAAGAACTGGAGTTGTATCTGATGACAAGGGGTTCAGACAATTTTTACAATTTACCCCAGATTTTGTACTCCAACGCCTGTTTTCGAGAAATGAGTTTGTGCAATTGTAATCTTGTACCAAAGGAGGGGATAAATTGGCCTTCTCTAAAGGTTTTGGTTATTAGGAAAGCTGAGTTGAACAGTGATATCGTTGACGCGATATGTTCTGGATGTCCTTCTTTGGAGTCTCTCAAGTTTAGCATGTGTTATGgggttaatttatttaaaattaactcCAAAAGTGTGAAGAAGTTGGTGATCAGTGGATATTGGCAACAAGTACATGACGAGCTTGATGACGACAATGATGCAGAGCTGATAATAGATGCTAGGAATATTACTTCGCTGGAGATTGAAGGatgttttcataaaaaaattgttcttcttGAGAACGTATCAGCTCTAGTCCATGCTAAGCTAGATTTCTTTAGGACGACAGATGATTATGAAAGTTATCATAGTGATTTCAAGATTGACGAGGATATGTTAAGAGATCTCCTGGTATTACTCGGGGATGTTGAAAAACTCTCGGTTGGGTCATGGTGCCTGCAG GTCCTTAATATGATAGAGACTAAAAACTCGTCATGCCCGAGAATGAGATGCAAAGACTTGACCTTGAACTCTCGTTTGACTAACAAGGAGTTTCCTGGGTTAGCAATCCTTCTACAAAGTTGTCCTCTAGTCGAGGTCTTGAACATAAGTGACGAATCTGCTTTCGAAGAG TACAGTGTTGGGTGGTCATTCACGTGGCGCACTGATGAATTTTCTGCAAAAAAATACTGGATAACAAGACCTTGTTGGGTGCTGAATCTCAAGACTTTAAGGATTGACAGCCCCTGGATATATGAGATTCTGTATTTTGAGTACATCTCTACGTTTCTGCAAGCTGTTCTAAAGAATGGGTTAGTGCTTCAGAAAGTTATCCTTCCCTCCTTCACTGACAGAACATGGATATCCCCCAGGCGCCATACCATCGTTGCAGAAATGTTGCTAAGCTTTCCGAGGTCTTCAAAGGATGCTGTTATTTTGTTCTCTGGTTGA
- the LOC107009290 gene encoding F-box/LRR-repeat protein At5g02910-like, with protein MGVASDRLSSLPNSILFHILSFLPFDDVVRTSRLCRQWRTLWSFSSTLNFIHRSKDFFSVRKFVSFVDKSLINLHRNCNCLLKFHVDFPFKRCFTSDVTVWVLFAITHQVKELNLVLSNDDGDCYNLPKRLLFNPFLRKANWVSCRFYRFPAVRWDSLRELRIGSMGFGDDIVRKIVAGSPCLDLLELDNCWGFRCLDLFGGKVSKLVVNGYKEVNKFLDLELEIKAPCVKVLELKGCIRMNIKLNNVRNCVSVKFDFHSNNPKDEECDYFYEHQGVMLMAMFESLIHVKDVMLGTWCIEVMAFLDSPWVLFPMIGCECLTLHTPIQKRYLPGIIRLLQNLLKLQTLIIHMALPYFEFEACLIPDVNDVYFVEGKLQLSVLPQGCGHQLKKIIVCGFEGTQSGLEVLFLRDLLLISANIEMMVIKWKSGLRNLIRDASVEFVTKTLSNARKRSKKAVVLFRNS; from the exons ATGGGAGTTGCTTCAGACCGATTATCTTCCTTACCGAATTCAATTCTGTTTCACATACTCTCCTTTCTTCCCTTCGACGACGTCGTTCGGACCAGCCGTCTCTGCCGCCAATGGAGAACTCTCTGGTCCTTCTCTTCCACCCTCAATTTCATTCACCGTTCCAAGGACTTCTTTTCTGTACGAAAGTTCGTTTCATTTGTTGACAAATCCCTCATAAACTTGCACCGTAACTGCAACTGTCTATTAAAGTTTCACGTAGATTTCCCCTTTAAGCGTTGTTTTACATCCGATGTTACTGTTTGGGTTCTTTTTGCTATCACCCATCAAGTCAAAGAACTCAATTTGGTTCTCTCCAATGATGATGGTGATTGCTATAATCTCCCTAAGAGATTATTGTTCAACCCTTTTCTTCGAAAAGCGAATTGGGTTTCTTGTAGATTTTACAGATTTCCAGCTGTGAGATGGGATTCTTTAAGGGAATTGAGGATTGGGTCGATGGGATTTGGTGATGATATAGTCAGGAAAATTGTTGCTGGTAGTCCGTGTTTGGATTTATTGGAGTTGGATAATTGTTGGGGTTTTAGGTGTTTGGATTTGTTTGGTGGAAAGGTGAGTAAGTTGGTGGTTAATGGGTATAAGGAAGTGAACAAGTTCTTGGATCTTGAACTGGAAATTAAAGCACCTTGTGTTAAAGTATTGGAATTAAAGGGGTGTATTAGAATGAATATTAAGTTGAACAATGTGAGGAACTGTGTCTCTGTGAAATTTGATTTTCACTCAAACAACCCTAAGGATGAGGAGTGTGACTACTTTTATGAACACCAAGGAGTTATGTTGATGGCCATGTTTGAGAGTTTAATTCATGTCAAAGATGTTATGTTAGGGACATGGTGCATTGAG GTTATGGCATTTTTGGACTCGCCATGGGTGTTGTTTCCCATGATCGGCTGTGAGTGTTTAACACTGCATACTCCCATACAGAAGCGATATCTCCCTGGCATTATACGCTTATTACAAAATTTACTCAAGCTTCAGACGCTAATCATACATATGGCCCTACCCTATTTTGAGTTTGAG GCTTGCCTTATTCCAGATGTAAATGATGTTTACTTTGTTGAAGGAAAGCTTCAACTGTCTGTGCTTCCTCAAGGTTGCGGTCATCAACTTAAAAAGATCATAGTTTGTGGCTTTGAAGGAACGCAATCTGGCCTAGAAGTTTTATTTCTGCGCGATCTTCTTTTGATATCTGCTAACATTGAGATGATGGTTATTAAATGGAAATCTGGACTCCGGAACTTGATTCGTGATGCATCAGTTGAGTTTGTGACTAAAACTTTATCAAACGCTCGTAAACGCTCAAAGAAAGCTGTGGTTTTGTTCAGAAACTCTTGA
- the LOC107011963 gene encoding bifunctional riboflavin kinase/FMN phosphatase gives MSVERTFKKLVSGVILDLDGTLLNTDGIVSEILKVFLVKYGKQWDGREAPHIVGKTPTEAAAAVVEDYGLPLSRDEFLSQFYPMLSDQWRNIKALPGANRLINHLSGHGVPMALASNSSRSNIEAKIFHHAGWKESFSAIVGGDEVKAGKPSPEIFLEAAKRLNMDPSSFLVIEDSIPGVTAGKDAGMAVVAVPSLAKQSHLYTSADEVINSLLDLQLEKWGLPAFQDRIEGTLPLEPWYIGGPVIKGFGRGSKVLGIPTANLSPEGYSAILSEHPAGVYFGWAGLSGRGVYKMVMSIGWNPFFNNTEKTIEPWLLHDFNEDFYGEELHLVVVGYIRPEANFSSLEALIAKIHEDRKIAERALELAQYLKYKDDPYLKSSLHQEN, from the exons ATGTCTGTTGAACGAACTTTTAAGAAGCTAGTTTCTGGTGTCATCCTTGATTTGGATGGTACACTTCTTAATACAG ATGGCATTGTGAGTGAGATTTTAAAGGTTTTCTTAGTTAAGTATGGAAAGCAATGGGATGGGAGAGAAGCTCCCCACATAGTAGGGAAAACCCCAACAGAAGCTGCTGCTGCCGTTGTTGAAGATTATGGGCTGCCACTGTCAAGAGATGAATTTCTTTCGCAATTTTACCCAATGCTGTCTGATCA GTGGCGCAATATCAAAGCTCTTCCAGGGGCCAATCGATTGATTAACCATTTGAGCGGTCATGGTGTACCCATGGCATTGGCGTCAAATTCTTCTAGATCTAACATAGAggccaaaatttttcatcaTGCAG GATGGAAAGAATCCTTCTCAGCTATTGTTGGAGGAGACGAAGTGAAAGCTGGAAAGCCGTCTCCGGAAAT ATTTCTTGAAGCAGCTAAAAGACTCAACATGGATCCATCCAGCTTTCTTGTCATTGAAGATTCAAT ACCAGGTGTCACTGCTGGTAAGGATGCTGGAATGGCAGTAGTTGCTGTACCATCTCTTGCAAAGCAGTCTCATCTTTATACCTCTGCTGATGAAGTGATCAATTCTCTTCTAGATTTGCAACTAGAAAAGTGGGGACTACCTGCATTTCAAGATA GGATAGAAGGTACTTTGCCTTTAGAACCTTGGTATATAGGTGGTCCTGTCATTAAGGGATTTGGGCGCGGCTCAAAGGTTCTCGGGATCCCCACAG CTAATTTATCCCCAGAAGGTTATTCAGCCATTCTTTCAGAACATCCAGCGGGTGTATATTTTGGATGGGCAGGACTATCAGGTCGAGGTGTCTACAAGATGGTCATGAGCATTGGTTGGAATCCTTTCTTCAATAACACAGAGAAAACGATT GAACCATGGTTGCTTCATGACTTCAATGAGGACTTCTATGGTGAGGAATTGCATCTAGTTGTTGTGGGCTACATACGGCCGGAG GCCAACTTTTCGTCACTTGAAGCCTTGATAGCAAAAATTCACGAGGACAGGAAGATTGCAGAAAGAGCTCTCGAACTTGCTCAATACTTGAAGTACAAGGACGATCCATACCTTAAAAGTTCTCTGCATCAAGAAAATTGA
- the LOC107009119 gene encoding telomerase Cajal body protein 1, with protein sequence MGEEASEQQLVIESMDEDAVELSETPIEAVEEKQSEEPYPWPVIQYDVPPYLTYHFFNQFRTPSNPNNFLKGVKWSPDGSGFLTCSDDNTFCLYNLPYDESGQLADFSSSAADTDSYAASLVMSDGESVYDYCWYPYMSSSSPETCVFASTTRDHPIHLWDATTGQLRCTYRAYDAMDEITAAFSIAFNPAGTKIFAGYNKSIRIFDIHRPGRDFTQHSTLQGNKEGQSGIISSMAFCPSHSGLLATGSYSQTTAIHREDNMELLYVLHGQEGGVTHVQFSKDGNYLYTGGRKDPYILCWDIRKTAEIVYKMYRSSETTNQRIYFDIEPRGQHLGSGGQDGSVHIYNLQTGQWVSSFRAASDTVNGFSFHPFLPMAASSSGQRRFGVIDDSHEDMLLTGDENCVSVWSFAYSASVENDVSPISGVSNGKSELDEDLHVLQEP encoded by the exons ATGGGGGAAGAAGCTTCAGAGCAGCAGCTTGTTATAGAATCCATGGATGAAGATGCTGTAGAGCTATCGGAAACCCCAATTGAAGCTGTAGAAGAGAAACAATCGGAAGAACCTTACCCTTGGCCGGTTATTCAGTATGATGTTCCGCCGTATCTAACCTATCATTTCTTCAATCAGTTCAGGACGCCTTCAAACCCTAATAATTTCTTAAAGGGTGTCAAATG GTCTCCTGATGGTTCTGGTTTCCTCACTTGCTCTGATGATAATACCTTTTGTTTATATAACTT GCCATATGATGAAAGTGGACAGCTTGCTGATTTTTCCTCATCAGCTGCTGATACAG ATTCGTATGCTGCAAGTCTTGTCATGAGTGACGGGGAGTCTGTATATGACTATTGCTGGTATCCCTATATGTCTTCTTCAA GTCCAGAGACGTGTGTTTTTGCAAGTACTACCCGTGATCACCCTATTCATCTCTGGGATGCTACTACTGGACAG TTACGCTGTACATACCGTGCTTATGATGCCATGGACGAGATCACTGCTGCCTTTTCGATTGCCTTCAATCCCGCAGGGACTAA GATATTTGCTGGTTACAACAAATCCATAAGAATATTTGATATTCATCGGCCTGGCAGAGATTTTACCCAGCACTCCACCCTTCAAGGAAATAAAGAAGGGCAATCAG GCATTATATCCTCAATGGCTTTCTGTCCAAGCCATTCAGGGTTACTGGCAACTGGCTCCTATAGCCAAACTACTGCCATACATAGGGAAGATAACATGGAACTTCTCTATGTCTTGCATGGTCAAGAAGGTGGGGTTACACAT GTCCAATTTTCAAAAGACGGAAACTACTTGTACACTGGTGGCCGGAAG GACCCTTACATACTGTGCTGGGACATTCGGAAGACTGCTGAAATTGTTTACAA GATGTACAGATCATCAGAAACTACCAATCAGCggatatattttgatattgaaCCTCGAGGTCAGCATCTCGGCTCCGGAGGACAG GATGGCTCAGTTCACATTTATAATCTTCAAACCGGACAGTGGGTATCCAGCTTCCGAGCTGCATCAG ACACGGTTAATGGCTTTTCATTTCATCCTTTCCTGCCGATGGCTGCCTCTTCATCAGGCCAACGGAGATTTGGAGTTATAGATGACTCCCACGAGGATATGCTCCTTACAG GTGATGAAAACTGTGTTTCTGTGTGGAGCTTCGCCTATTCAGCATCTGTAGAAAATGATGTTAGTCCCATTTCCGGGGTCTCAAATGGTAAATCTGAGCTCGATGAGGACCTTCACGTTCTTCAAGAACCTTGA